The DNA window TGTGTCAACCTTTGCTGAAGAGGGTAGGTTTTTCACGAAAACGAAAtccctttaatttttttgttctcttttgatttttctttcttgGTTGGGTTTATTCATCTTTGAACTTTATTCTTTATACAGAGTGTTTAAATTACATCTACATGGCTTCTGGCTCGAAGCATAGTTTTCCACACAGAGTTCCAACTGCTCACCATGTACGAGAAAGCAGTGATGACTTAGATAGTGATATGGGAGGTGTTGAATTCACTACTTACACCGTTCACATACCCCCAACACCTGATAATCAGCCCATGGAGATCGCCGTAGAGAGGTCGGCATCTCAGCGAGTTGAAGACCAGTACGCGTCGAGCTCACTGTTTACCGGCGGATACAACTGCGTCACGCGTGCCCAGTTGAAAGAAAAGGTGATCGAGTCTGAAAACACCAGCCATCCCCAGATGGCTGGCATTAATGGGTCACCGTGTTCGGTCCCGGGTTGTGATTCTCGTGTCATGACTGACGAGAGGGGTTTGGATATAGTCCCATGTGAGTGTGACTATAAGATTTGCAGAGATTGTTACAGGGATGCCATCAGAACCGGTGATGGGATTTGTCCTGGATGCAAAGAGCTTTACAAGGACCCTGATTTCACTGAACATGGCGGTGGTCGTGATGGTAGACTACAACAGTCTCTGCCTCTGCCACCTGCAGCGTTGTCTGCGGCTTTGGCTAGTGGTGGCGCGGGGATGTCCAAGATGGAGAGGAGGTTGTCGATGATGAAGTCGAAATCACGGTCGAATTCGATGAATACGAGGAGTCAGAACAATGACTTTGATCATTCTCAATGGTTGTTTGAGACTAAAGGAAGTTATGGTTATGGGAACGCTATGTGGCCTAAGGATTCTGAGAACGGGAGTGTTGATGGGAATAATGGGATTGCTGGTGATCCTAAAGTGTTTCGTGATAAGCAGTGGAGACCACTTACTAGGAAATTGCATATTTCGGCTGCTATTATCAGTCCATATCGGTATATACTTTTCGCCCTTTTCTTTGCTTTTTTGTTTCCCCACTATTctaatttgttaatttattcATGATAAACAGCGATTTGGGCATTAAGCTCTGGTTGGTTCATGTTTCACTGTCATATTCGATTGCCTTTTTTCCTTCACTTGTGTTTGAAATCAAAGTTTTGGCCTTTTCTTTCCCGTTGAATAGTGTAGTAGATAATATGACAAGACAAGATTTTTGTGCTTAATAAACATTGGTAGTATCAGTTGTTGTCTCCTATTTATTGCTCACCATATTCTCAGTAGCTAGCTATTTATTTATACACCAGCTTCAGGTTGTTGTTTTTCTTTCCTGATGAAAATTGTTCCCGCTGTTTGTTTTCCCAAATTTTGTTTAGAAACAATAATATCTTCCTAACTTTCGCTCTCTCACTTGTACAATCTTTCAGGCTCTTGATATTGATCCGAATGGCGGTTCTTGGATTGTTTTTGCATTGGAGAATCACAAATCCTAATGACGATGCAATCTGGTTATGGTTTCTTTCTGTGATATGTGAAATCTGGTTTGCTTTCTCTTGGCTACTTGACCAGCTTCCAAAACTCTGCCCTATCAATCGTGTTTCTGATCTTGATGTCTTAAAGGAGAAGTTTGAAACACCAAACCCTAGTAATCCTAGTGGAAAATCTGATCTTCCTGGCATAGACATGTTTGTATCCACCGCAGACCCCGAAAAAGAACCGCCTCTTGTTACTGCAAACACTATTCTATCTATTCTTGCAGCTGAGTATCCTGTGGAGAAGCTGGCTTGTTATGTTTCTGATGATGGTGGTGCGCTACTAACATTTGAGGCCATGGCAGAAGCTGCTAGTTTTGCCCACTTATGGGTGCCATTTTGCCGAAAGCATGATATTGAGCCAAGAAATCCGGAATCTTATTTTAATATGAAGAGAGATCCTTACAAGAATAAGGTACGCCCTGATTTTGTCAGGGACCGCAGGCGGGTAAAGCGCGAATATGATGAGTTTAAGGTTCGGGTTAATGGACTCCCTGAGTCAATTCGGAGACGTTCTGATGCTTATAACACTAGAGAGGAGATTAAAATCATGAAAAGAAGGCGTGAGCTTGATTATGATGAACTGGAGGAAGATGTAAAGATCCCGAAAGCTACATGGATGGCTGATGGAACTCACTGGCCTGGTACTTGGACAGTCCCCACCACAGAGCACTCCAGGGGTGATCATGCTAGTATCATACAGGTACTAGTTTTACATTAATtctttttttagtttgtttaaATTAGGCTGTTCATtatctaaattaaatttttaaattaacatGATTCAAAAATTTGCTTTATGCAATTCCCTATTTTCTGTTGTGCTGTTATCATTAATATGGGTTATCATATTTGCATCATAATATGATTTTTCTTTTGGCATGGAAGAGTTAGCCGCGTTGTTCATTCGAGCCATTTCTGCGTGAACCATGTCACTTAGTTATTGATCGTCACTTAGTTATTGATCTTGGAAATGTAAATCATGTGATTAATTGCGTTTTAGAAATATGTTTGATCTATATTGACTTATTAATATCATTGTAGGTGATGGTGAAACCTCCCAGTGATGAACCTTTGACAGGCACAGAAACAGATTCAAGCTCCATGGATTTAACGGATATTGACATTCGTCTTCCTATGCTTGTTTATGTTTCTCGTGAGAAGCGACCTGGCTATGATCACAACAAGAAAGCTGGTGCAATGAATGCCTTGGTTCGAGCTTCTGCCATCATGTCTAACGGCCCTTTCATTCTTAACCTTGATTGTGATCACTACATTTTCAACTCACAAGCCCTGAGAGAAGGCATGTGCTTCATGATGGACCGTGGTGGCGACCGAATTTGTTATGTTCAGTTTCCTCAGAGGTTTGAAGGAATTGACCCTTCTGATCGTTATGCTAATCACAACACCGTTTTCTTTGATGTCAACATGCGTGCCCTCGATGGGATTCAGGGTCCAGTTTATGTAGGAACAGGATGCCTCTTTCGCCGTACTGCTCTGTATGCTTTTGATCCTCCTCGAACAAAAGAACCGAGCAGTTGTTGCGACTGTTTCTTTACCCGCCGTAGAAAGTCTTCTGTTGCTTCTGTTCCTGATGGTGCCTCCATAGAAGGAAAATCAGTAGACTCTGATGATGAAGAGATGAACATTGCTCTTATTCCCAAGACATTTGGAAACTCAAGCTTACTGGTTGATTCTATTCGGGTGGCTGAATTCCAAGGCCGGCCTCTTGCAGATCACCCTTCTGTTAAATATGGCCGACCGCCAGGTGCTCTCACCCTTCCTCGTGATCTTCTTGATGCATCCACAGTTGCCGAGGCAATAAGTGTCATTTCATGCTGGTATGAGGATAAGACTGAATGGGGTCTAAGAGTTGGATGGATTTATGGCTCAGTTACAGAAGATGTTGTCACAGGATACAGAATGCACAACAGAGGATGGAAATCTGTTTACTGTGTAACCAAAAGAGATGCCTTTCGTGGATCTGCCCCGATTAATCTCACTGATCGGCTTCACCAGGTCCTCCGGTGGGCTACTGGCTCTGTTGAAATTTTCTTCTCTCGGAACAATGCTCTTCTGGCCAGCTCTAAGATGAAGTTTCTCCAAAGGATTGCCTATTTAAACGTCGGAATATACCCTTTTACATCCATTTTTCTCATTGTCTACTGCTTCCTTCCTGCCCTTTCATTGTTTTCTGGCGAGTTTATTGTTCAGTCACTCAACATAACCTTCCTGGTATACCTTTTGGGTATCACGCTGACTCTCATTGCCCTTGCTGTGCTTGAGATAAAATGGTCTGGTATTGAACTAGAAGATTGGTGGAGGAACGAGCAATTTTGGTTGATCGGAGGAACAAGTGCTCATCTTGCAGCAGTGCTCCAAGGCCTTCTCAAGGTGATAGCTGGTATCGAAATTTCATTCACTTTAACATCGAAATCTGGTGGAGATGACTTGAACGATGAGTATGCTGATCtttacatcttcaaatggtcGTCCCTGATGGTACCGCCAATCACCATCATGATGATAAACTTGATTGGAATAGCTGTTGCAGTTTGCAGAACAATATATAGTGTCATACCAGAGTGGAGCAGCTTGCTTGGAGGTGTTTTCTTTAGCTTTTGGGTCTTGGCTCATCTTTACCCCTTTGCAAAAGGGCTCATGGGAAGAAGAGGTAGGACACCAACAATTGTTTTTGTATGGTCTGGTCTTGTGGCAATCACTATTTCTCTCCTTTGGGTGGCCATTAATCCTCCATCCAACAATGACCAAATTGGGGGCTCATTCCAGTTCCCTTGAATACATATACAACTGCCATTGTTTTTTTAAACACTTTTTTTTCTGTGTCCAATTGTTATTCAagtttatctcaaaaaaaaaaaaaaaaaaattgatattcgAGTTCTTAGCAGGCAAGCATATGTAGCTAATTGGGTAGATTCTTTTTGTAGATGTAAATTTCTCTTGCTATTATTTACTCTTGTTTGTCCATGGGAAAAATTTACATGTATTCATCTATTCATTCTGTCTAGAATTATTACAGTATACATtcacaatataaaaattagatTCGATTAAGTCTATTTGttgt is part of the Cannabis sativa cultivar Pink pepper isolate KNU-18-1 chromosome 5, ASM2916894v1, whole genome shotgun sequence genome and encodes:
- the LOC115715601 gene encoding cellulose synthase-like protein D2, with the protein product MASGSKHSFPHRVPTAHHVRESSDDLDSDMGGVEFTTYTVHIPPTPDNQPMEIAVERSASQRVEDQYASSSLFTGGYNCVTRAQLKEKVIESENTSHPQMAGINGSPCSVPGCDSRVMTDERGLDIVPCECDYKICRDCYRDAIRTGDGICPGCKELYKDPDFTEHGGGRDGRLQQSLPLPPAALSAALASGGAGMSKMERRLSMMKSKSRSNSMNTRSQNNDFDHSQWLFETKGSYGYGNAMWPKDSENGSVDGNNGIAGDPKVFRDKQWRPLTRKLHISAAIISPYRLLILIRMAVLGLFLHWRITNPNDDAIWLWFLSVICEIWFAFSWLLDQLPKLCPINRVSDLDVLKEKFETPNPSNPSGKSDLPGIDMFVSTADPEKEPPLVTANTILSILAAEYPVEKLACYVSDDGGALLTFEAMAEAASFAHLWVPFCRKHDIEPRNPESYFNMKRDPYKNKVRPDFVRDRRRVKREYDEFKVRVNGLPESIRRRSDAYNTREEIKIMKRRRELDYDELEEDVKIPKATWMADGTHWPGTWTVPTTEHSRGDHASIIQVMVKPPSDEPLTGTETDSSSMDLTDIDIRLPMLVYVSREKRPGYDHNKKAGAMNALVRASAIMSNGPFILNLDCDHYIFNSQALREGMCFMMDRGGDRICYVQFPQRFEGIDPSDRYANHNTVFFDVNMRALDGIQGPVYVGTGCLFRRTALYAFDPPRTKEPSSCCDCFFTRRRKSSVASVPDGASIEGKSVDSDDEEMNIALIPKTFGNSSLLVDSIRVAEFQGRPLADHPSVKYGRPPGALTLPRDLLDASTVAEAISVISCWYEDKTEWGLRVGWIYGSVTEDVVTGYRMHNRGWKSVYCVTKRDAFRGSAPINLTDRLHQVLRWATGSVEIFFSRNNALLASSKMKFLQRIAYLNVGIYPFTSIFLIVYCFLPALSLFSGEFIVQSLNITFLVYLLGITLTLIALAVLEIKWSGIELEDWWRNEQFWLIGGTSAHLAAVLQGLLKVIAGIEISFTLTSKSGGDDLNDEYADLYIFKWSSLMVPPITIMMINLIGIAVAVCRTIYSVIPEWSSLLGGVFFSFWVLAHLYPFAKGLMGRRGRTPTIVFVWSGLVAITISLLWVAINPPSNNDQIGGSFQFP